One window of Jannaschia sp. CCS1 genomic DNA carries:
- a CDS encoding M20/M25/M40 family metallo-hydrolase, with amino-acid sequence MTQNDLYAAGCAAARAPLFQRRMAELIALHTDATLPEARPHLDAYLDLVSGWLEKAGFTPARHELDGHPFLIAHRAEGDDLPTILSYSHGDVVPGMEGRWRDGLDPWSLTEVGEDWFGRGIADNKGQFLVNLTALDAVLEAQGALGANVTWLIEMGEEIGSPGLAEICKAQSTALKADMLLASDGPRVAVDQPTVFLGARGGATFRLDLIHREAGRHSGNFGGALRNPALELAHALTCITDRNGAIQIPDWTPGVVPDATRAALAGLTPAGGAIDADWGAPGLTPAERIHAWSSAEVLAIHAGDPPAPVNAIPPRASAWVQLRFAPGTDDTRLEAALRDHLDAHGFADVTITQEGPFFAASQTPVDHPAARLIANAIADGTGTPPVILPALGGSLPNDIFCEGLGLPTIWVPHSFPGCSQHAPDEHLPKRLLRDATGVMAVALGALRGKTPADLSGDAP; translated from the coding sequence ATGACCCAGAACGACCTTTATGCCGCCGGGTGCGCCGCCGCACGTGCGCCCCTGTTTCAACGCCGCATGGCTGAGCTGATCGCGCTGCACACCGACGCGACCCTCCCCGAGGCGCGGCCCCACCTGGACGCCTACCTTGATCTTGTAAGTGGCTGGCTGGAGAAAGCGGGCTTCACGCCTGCGCGACATGAGTTGGACGGCCACCCGTTCCTGATCGCCCACCGCGCGGAGGGCGATGACCTGCCCACGATCCTCAGCTATTCCCACGGCGATGTGGTTCCGGGGATGGAGGGGCGCTGGCGCGACGGTCTGGATCCCTGGTCCCTGACGGAGGTGGGGGAGGATTGGTTCGGGCGCGGCATCGCCGACAACAAGGGGCAGTTTCTGGTCAACCTGACGGCGCTGGACGCGGTCCTGGAGGCCCAGGGCGCGTTGGGAGCCAATGTCACCTGGCTGATCGAGATGGGCGAAGAAATCGGCTCGCCGGGGTTGGCCGAGATCTGCAAGGCCCAGTCGACGGCATTGAAGGCCGATATGCTTTTGGCGTCTGACGGGCCGCGTGTGGCCGTGGACCAGCCCACGGTGTTTCTGGGCGCACGCGGCGGAGCCACGTTCCGGCTTGATCTTATCCATCGGGAGGCCGGGCGGCATTCCGGCAATTTCGGCGGCGCGCTGCGCAATCCGGCGCTGGAACTGGCCCATGCGCTGACCTGCATCACCGACCGCAACGGTGCGATCCAGATCCCGGACTGGACGCCGGGCGTGGTCCCGGATGCCACCCGCGCCGCGCTTGCGGGGTTGACGCCCGCAGGCGGCGCGATTGATGCGGATTGGGGCGCCCCCGGGCTGACACCTGCGGAGCGTATCCATGCCTGGTCCTCGGCCGAAGTGCTGGCGATACACGCGGGCGATCCCCCCGCGCCGGTCAACGCGATCCCGCCCCGCGCCTCGGCCTGGGTGCAGCTGCGGTTTGCGCCCGGCACGGATGATACGCGGCTGGAGGCTGCGCTGCGCGACCATCTGGACGCCCACGGCTTTGCGGATGTCACCATCACCCAGGAAGGTCCGTTCTTTGCCGCCAGCCAGACGCCCGTGGATCACCCCGCCGCCCGACTGATTGCAAATGCCATTGCGGACGGCACCGGCACGCCGCCCGTGATCCTGCCGGCGCTTGGCGGCTCCCTGCCCAATGATATCTTTTGCGAGGGGCTTGGCCTGCCGACCATCTGGGTGCCGCATTCCTTCCCCGGCTGCTCTCAACATGCCCCGGATGAGCATCTGCCAAAACGCCTGCTACGCGATGCGACGGGCGTGATGGCCGTGGCGTTGGGCGCGTTGCGGGGCAAGACGCCCGCTGATCTGAGCGGCGACGCGCCTTAA
- a CDS encoding holin family protein — protein sequence MGLIDRALGGGSAAQGIGEAAEGLSEVFIPNATRAMELAAEIHEATLETAAAEFEHAGDSWFDRVINGLNRMPRPMLALGTLGLFVYAMAEPVGFSARMVGLQDVPEPLWWLLGAIVSFYFGARELHYSRGPGRGRTRSPRRGLRDRLGGLFRSRRAEPQMPATEDLAPVPNPDNPALSDWRGAD from the coding sequence ATGGGGTTGATTGATCGCGCATTGGGGGGTGGGTCGGCGGCCCAAGGGATCGGCGAAGCGGCGGAGGGCCTGTCGGAGGTGTTCATCCCCAACGCCACACGCGCCATGGAGCTGGCCGCAGAAATCCACGAGGCAACGCTGGAGACGGCGGCGGCCGAGTTTGAACATGCGGGCGACAGCTGGTTTGACCGGGTGATCAACGGCCTCAACCGAATGCCCCGCCCGATGCTGGCGCTTGGGACCCTGGGGCTCTTCGTCTATGCCATGGCGGAGCCGGTCGGGTTTTCAGCGCGTATGGTCGGCCTGCAGGACGTTCCAGAGCCGCTTTGGTGGCTTCTGGGTGCCATCGTCAGCTTCTATTTCGGGGCGCGGGAACTCCACTACTCGCGCGGTCCCGGACGGGGCAGGACAAGGTCGCCACGGCGCGGATTACGGGACCGGTTGGGCGGCCTCTTTCGCAGCAGACGGGCGGAGCCTCAAATGCCCGCCACCGAAGATCTGGCTCCGGTTCCCAACCCCGACAACCCGGCGCTGTCAGACTGGCGCGGCGCGGATTAA
- a CDS encoding holin-associated N-acetylmuramidase: protein MQSVRSIAETIVAREGGFVNDPDDPGGATKHGVTIHTMRSLGLDLDGDGDVDVADVRRITPQIATDLFLEHYFNRPNIHMLPEPLQASVFDMQVNAGSNAVRILQRLLRDMGLDIAVDGAIGPQTARAAYAALGDAPDHLVDAYGIARRNYYYRIGDRRPASRKYARRRNGGKGGWIVRAEEFISPRYHLTLAQHRERTASWG, encoded by the coding sequence ATGCAGTCGGTTCGGTCTATCGCAGAAACTATCGTGGCCCGAGAGGGCGGATTCGTGAACGATCCCGATGATCCGGGCGGCGCGACCAAACATGGTGTGACGATCCACACGATGCGGTCCCTGGGCCTTGATCTGGACGGCGACGGGGACGTTGACGTGGCCGATGTGCGTCGCATCACACCGCAGATCGCGACCGATCTGTTTCTGGAGCATTACTTCAACCGGCCCAATATCCACATGCTGCCCGAGCCCTTGCAGGCGTCGGTCTTTGACATGCAGGTCAATGCGGGCTCCAACGCGGTGCGGATCCTGCAGCGTCTGTTGCGGGACATGGGCCTCGACATTGCCGTGGATGGCGCGATTGGCCCGCAAACGGCGCGCGCGGCCTATGCCGCCTTGGGCGATGCGCCCGATCATCTGGTGGACGCTTACGGCATTGCGCGGCGCAATTATTACTACCGGATCGGCGACCGCAGGCCCGCCTCGCGCAAATATGCGCGGCGGCGGAATGGCGGGAAGGGCGGCTGGATCGTGCGGGCGGAGGAGTTCATTTCGCCGCGCTATCACCTGACCCTCGCGCAACACCGTGAAAGGACGGCGTCATGGGGTTGA
- the ccmE gene encoding cytochrome c maturation protein CcmE — protein MRGLKKQRRIQILIVAAVALTLSSVLIGYALRDGINFFRPPAEVAENPPPPSEVFRIGGMVEEGTLVRGQGETITFNVTDFAASIPVSYTGVLPDLFGEGEGMVGTGRLVNGTFEATEILARHDETYMPAEVTEALEAQGYSPDGYARDGDS, from the coding sequence ATGCGCGGGTTGAAGAAGCAACGCAGGATCCAGATCCTGATCGTCGCGGCGGTGGCGCTGACCCTGTCGTCCGTGCTGATCGGGTATGCGCTTCGCGATGGCATCAACTTCTTCCGTCCGCCCGCCGAGGTGGCCGAAAACCCGCCACCGCCCTCGGAGGTTTTCCGCATTGGCGGCATGGTGGAGGAGGGAACGCTGGTGCGCGGGCAGGGTGAGACGATCACCTTCAACGTCACCGATTTCGCCGCCTCGATCCCCGTATCCTACACGGGCGTCTTGCCCGATCTCTTCGGCGAAGGTGAAGGCATGGTCGGCACCGGGCGTCTGGTGAACGGCACGTTTGAGGCGACGGAAATTCTTGCCCGCCATGATGAGACCTATATGCCCGCCGAAGTGACTGAAGCGCTGGAGGCGCAGGGATACTCGCCGGACGGCTACGCCCGCGACGGCGATAGCTGA
- the argC gene encoding N-acetyl-gamma-glutamyl-phosphate reductase, with product MTKKIAILGASGYTGAELCRLIAGHPDMTIVALTGDRKAGQPMASVYPFLRGAGLPDLVRIEDVDFSGVDLAFCALPHATSQSVIKALPADLKVVDLSADFRLRDPADYAKWYGKDHDAPALQKQAIYGLTEFYRDQIRDARLVAGTGCNAATGQFALRPLIENGVVDLDDIIIDLICGVSGAGRALKENLLHAELSEGTHAYALGGTHRHLGEFDQEFSKVAGRKVEVQFTPHLAPFNRGILATCYVKGDAQAIHATLTAAYRGEMFIEVLPFGAAPSTHDVRGTNYCHIGVVADRRSGRAQIVAALDNLCKGSSGQAVQNANLMLGLEETAGLLGLGVFP from the coding sequence ATGACCAAGAAAATCGCGATCCTCGGGGCCTCCGGCTATACGGGCGCGGAGCTGTGCCGATTGATCGCAGGCCACCCGGATATGACGATTGTGGCGCTGACCGGTGATCGGAAGGCGGGGCAGCCCATGGCCTCGGTCTATCCGTTCCTGCGCGGGGCCGGATTGCCCGATCTGGTGCGGATTGAGGATGTGGATTTCTCTGGGGTTGATCTGGCGTTCTGTGCCTTGCCGCATGCCACATCCCAAAGCGTTATCAAGGCCTTGCCTGCCGACCTTAAAGTTGTGGATCTTTCTGCCGACTTTCGCCTGCGCGACCCTGCCGACTACGCCAAATGGTATGGCAAGGATCACGACGCGCCGGCGCTTCAAAAGCAGGCCATCTATGGCCTGACCGAGTTCTACCGTGATCAGATCCGCGATGCGCGGCTGGTGGCGGGGACCGGGTGCAATGCGGCCACCGGGCAATTCGCCCTGCGGCCCCTGATCGAGAACGGTGTCGTGGATCTCGACGACATCATCATTGATCTCATTTGCGGTGTGTCGGGCGCGGGGCGGGCGTTGAAGGAAAACCTGCTGCATGCGGAACTGAGCGAAGGCACCCACGCCTATGCGCTAGGCGGCACCCACCGGCATCTGGGCGAGTTTGACCAGGAATTCAGCAAGGTGGCGGGCCGCAAGGTGGAGGTTCAGTTCACTCCCCATCTGGCGCCGTTCAACCGTGGCATCCTCGCCACCTGCTATGTGAAGGGCGACGCGCAGGCGATCCACGCCACGCTCACGGCCGCTTACCGCGGTGAGATGTTCATCGAAGTGCTGCCTTTTGGCGCGGCCCCCTCGACACATGACGTGCGGGGCACCAATTATTGTCATATTGGTGTTGTGGCCGACCGGCGCAGCGGACGGGCTCAGATCGTCGCGGCGCTGGATAATTTGTGCAAGGGATCCAGCGGGCAGGCGGTGCAGAACGCCAACCTGATGCTGGGGCTGGAGGAGACAGCGGGCCTGTTGGGTCTGGGTGTGTTCCCCTGA
- a CDS encoding glutamate racemase, translating into MAVGIFDSGLGGLTVLDAVTKALPDVPLIYMGDNAHTPYGVREADDIYDLTTAGVQHLFDRGCDLVILACNTASAAALRRMQEGWVPEGKRVLGVFVPLIEALTERQWGDNSPPREVDVKEVALFATPTTVSSRAFQRELAFRAIGVDVEAQPCGGVVDAIEDGDMILAEALVRSHVDALKRRMPNPQAAILGCTHYPLVEDVFRAALGDGVAVFSQPSLVADSLGDYLKRRPEMLGSGEPAFLTTGDPKSVEAKATIFLRRKITFEAVG; encoded by the coding sequence ATGGCAGTGGGAATTTTCGACAGCGGGTTGGGCGGGCTGACGGTCCTGGACGCGGTCACCAAGGCGCTGCCCGATGTGCCGCTGATCTACATGGGCGACAATGCCCACACGCCGTATGGTGTGCGCGAGGCCGATGACATCTATGACCTGACGACGGCGGGCGTGCAGCACCTATTTGATCGCGGCTGTGATCTGGTGATTCTAGCCTGCAACACCGCCTCCGCCGCCGCCCTGCGCCGGATGCAGGAGGGCTGGGTGCCTGAGGGCAAGCGCGTGTTGGGCGTCTTCGTGCCGTTGATTGAGGCCCTGACGGAGCGGCAATGGGGCGACAATTCTCCGCCCCGCGAGGTCGACGTGAAGGAGGTGGCTCTGTTCGCCACGCCCACCACCGTCAGCAGCCGCGCCTTCCAGCGGGAACTGGCCTTCCGCGCCATCGGTGTCGATGTGGAGGCGCAGCCCTGCGGCGGCGTTGTGGACGCGATCGAAGATGGCGACATGATCCTGGCCGAGGCGCTGGTGCGGTCCCACGTCGACGCGTTGAAACGGCGGATGCCCAATCCGCAGGCGGCCATTCTGGGCTGCACCCATTATCCTCTGGTCGAGGATGTGTTCCGCGCGGCCCTCGGCGACGGCGTCGCCGTCTTCTCGCAGCCGTCCCTCGTGGCTGACAGCCTTGGCGACTACCTCAAACGGCGGCCCGAGATGTTGGGCAGCGGTGAGCCGGCGTTCCTGACCACTGGCGATCCGAAGTCGGTGGAAGCCAAGGCCACGATCTTCCTTCGGCGGAAAATCACCTTTGAGGCGGTGGGCTGA
- a CDS encoding lysophospholipid acyltransferase family protein, with the protein MSHRRRPDLRRRAVAREISYAHSASTRSGRAVIRAIENTTGRLRLIKAVEGYDEEVRQGRDFWDVMVDRYRLQLIVIGGSLDNIPRDGPVVLIANHPYGILDGLMMGHILSQTRGDFRILAHQVFRKADDLNRVILPVSFAETKEALAQNIATRKTALSYLAEGGAIGVFPGGTVSTAARPFGRPMDPKWRSFTARMIAKSGATVVPVYFDGHTSRLFQLMSHLHSTLRMGLLIKEFKARTNSNVDIVVGDPIPRADLDARAGDATALMEFLRQTTYGLSPRPLDVQAHGFEFDDRHRGPGEAPAKRKTRERY; encoded by the coding sequence ATGTCCCATCGTCGCCGCCCAGATCTGAGACGCCGAGCCGTTGCGCGTGAGATCTCCTATGCCCATTCCGCATCCACGCGCAGTGGTCGCGCGGTGATCCGTGCGATAGAGAACACCACGGGGCGTCTGCGGTTGATCAAGGCGGTCGAGGGCTATGACGAGGAAGTCCGGCAGGGTCGCGACTTCTGGGATGTGATGGTGGACCGCTACCGCTTGCAGCTGATCGTCATCGGCGGATCGCTAGACAATATCCCGCGCGACGGCCCCGTCGTGCTGATCGCCAACCACCCCTACGGCATCCTCGACGGGTTGATGATGGGCCATATCCTGTCCCAAACCCGGGGCGATTTCCGCATCCTCGCCCATCAGGTGTTCCGCAAGGCCGACGATCTGAACAGGGTCATTCTGCCCGTGTCCTTCGCTGAGACGAAAGAGGCGCTGGCCCAGAACATCGCCACCCGCAAGACCGCACTGTCCTATCTGGCCGAGGGCGGCGCGATTGGCGTCTTTCCCGGCGGCACGGTCAGCACGGCGGCCCGGCCATTCGGGCGGCCCATGGATCCCAAATGGCGCAGCTTCACGGCGCGGATGATTGCCAAATCCGGGGCCACGGTGGTGCCGGTCTACTTCGATGGCCATACCTCCCGGCTCTTTCAACTGATGAGCCATCTGCATTCGACCCTGCGGATGGGTCTGCTGATCAAGGAGTTCAAGGCGCGCACCAATTCCAACGTCGATATCGTCGTCGGCGACCCGATCCCCCGCGCGGATCTGGACGCCCGTGCCGGTGACGCGACCGCGCTGATGGAGTTTCTGCGCCAAACCACATACGGGCTGTCGCCAAGGCCCCTTGACGTGCAGGCCCATGGGTTTGAATTTGACGACAGGCATCGCGGACCCGGTGAGGCACCCGCGAAACGAAAAACAAGGGAGCGGTACTGA
- the speB gene encoding agmatinase produces MALEDAKTEVDVAITRADLKGLSYENAFSGAPSFLRRKYTKDLTGVDVAVTGIPFDQAVTNRPGTRLGPRAIRAASALQPFDPPYGWDGYSPLEALAIADYGDMAFDYAHTADVPERIEAHIAGILGAGAAVITLGGDHSITLPILRAHAAIHGPLALIQVDAHTDTWPDDDAARIDHGTFCYTAVKEGLIDVARSSHIGIRTVVEDNLGIHIHDAREVQERGASAVAAAAKARVGDAPVYLSFDIDGLDPAFAPGTGTPVWGGLTSAQAAILLRDLAGINLVGGDVVEVSPPFDVSEITAVAGAHVAMELLCLWGWTRRT; encoded by the coding sequence ATGGCACTGGAAGACGCAAAGACTGAGGTGGATGTCGCGATCACGCGGGCGGACCTGAAGGGCCTGTCCTATGAGAACGCGTTCTCGGGCGCGCCGTCGTTTCTGCGGCGCAAATACACCAAGGATCTGACCGGTGTGGATGTGGCTGTGACGGGCATCCCGTTTGATCAGGCGGTGACAAACAGGCCCGGCACGCGGCTGGGGCCCCGCGCGATCCGGGCCGCCTCCGCCCTGCAACCCTTCGATCCGCCCTATGGGTGGGACGGCTATTCACCGCTGGAGGCGCTGGCCATCGCGGATTACGGCGATATGGCGTTCGACTATGCCCATACGGCAGATGTCCCGGAGCGGATTGAGGCGCATATCGCGGGCATTCTGGGGGCAGGGGCCGCAGTCATCACGTTGGGGGGCGATCACTCGATCACACTGCCGATCCTGCGCGCCCACGCCGCAATCCACGGGCCGCTCGCGTTGATCCAGGTCGATGCCCACACCGATACCTGGCCCGATGATGATGCGGCGCGGATCGACCACGGGACGTTCTGCTACACGGCTGTGAAGGAAGGGCTGATCGACGTCGCGCGGTCGTCGCATATCGGGATCCGAACGGTGGTGGAGGATAACCTCGGCATCCACATCCACGACGCTCGGGAGGTGCAGGAGCGTGGGGCATCCGCCGTCGCCGCTGCCGCCAAGGCGCGCGTGGGCGATGCGCCCGTCTATCTCAGCTTTGATATCGACGGGCTGGACCCGGCCTTTGCGCCCGGCACCGGAACACCCGTCTGGGGCGGGCTGACATCTGCGCAGGCCGCGATCCTTTTGCGCGATCTGGCGGGCATCAATCTGGTCGGCGGTGACGTGGTGGAAGTGTCGCCTCCGTTTGACGTCTCCGAGATCACCGCCGTCGCAGGCGCCCATGTGGCGATGGAATTGCTGTGCCTGTGGGGCTGGACGCGGCGGACCTAG
- a CDS encoding flavin reductase family protein, with translation MDDLKATFLEGMSRAAASVCVVTTDGPAGRAGVTVSAMTSISADGEAPTMLTCLNASSSCLPILLENACFCINVLSTGQTEISDVFSSRIPAPGGDKFNAVAHTVLASGAPYLSDALVGFDCTLVSAEKLGTHHICIGAVQAVRVAPEGEPLLYGMRKYLRAETH, from the coding sequence ATGGACGATCTGAAGGCGACGTTTCTGGAAGGCATGAGCCGGGCCGCGGCGTCGGTTTGCGTGGTGACGACCGATGGCCCCGCTGGCCGGGCTGGCGTCACCGTCTCGGCCATGACGTCGATCTCTGCCGATGGGGAGGCGCCGACAATGCTGACCTGCCTGAACGCGTCGTCGTCCTGCCTGCCGATCCTGCTGGAGAATGCGTGCTTTTGCATCAATGTCCTCAGCACCGGGCAGACCGAGATTTCTGATGTCTTTTCCTCCCGCATTCCGGCCCCGGGCGGGGACAAATTCAACGCCGTGGCCCACACCGTTCTGGCCAGCGGCGCGCCCTATCTCAGCGATGCATTGGTGGGCTTTGATTGCACGCTGGTCTCGGCTGAAAAGCTGGGGACGCACCATATCTGCATCGGCGCGGTTCAGGCCGTGCGGGTTGCGCCCGAGGGGGAACCGCTGCTGTACGGCATGCGCAAGTACCTGCGGGCGGAGACCCACTGA
- a CDS encoding DUF2254 domain-containing protein: MISKWLWTLRSILRQLWVRVAAYAALAMVAASAAPTLSPLVPDGWGDVLGDDAVDSVLTILTTAMLPVTTFSLSIAVNAYSAAAQTATPRAIALLQEDPTTQKTLATFLGAFVFAVVAVIGLSANYYDTGARVILFLASSLVVLVVVFALLRWIGYLQDFGRMENILDRVEEAARDSLNTRLDMPYLGGHPARDPAPDYAHDIHADATGYVQHIDVDAINTWAEDAGAQVWLAAMPGDYVTPGATLVRVNGPAPPDTGLDEVRDAFAVDRQRSYDQDPRHGMIVLSEIASRALSPSVNDAGTAIAVIDRQLSVLLDWRARREPDVVFDAVYVASVEPLDMVDAAFRPIIRDAANHSEVLERLILAFQVLRTRAPEVFDAPVGGLLDDLDNRVARSDGLSDWDLDRINRCRE, encoded by the coding sequence ATGATCAGCAAATGGCTTTGGACCTTGCGCAGCATCCTGCGCCAGCTTTGGGTACGCGTGGCGGCCTACGCGGCCCTTGCAATGGTGGCGGCAAGCGCCGCGCCGACCCTGTCTCCGCTGGTGCCAGACGGGTGGGGCGACGTTCTGGGCGACGATGCCGTTGACAGCGTCCTCACGATCCTGACGACCGCCATGTTGCCGGTGACGACCTTCTCGCTTTCCATCGCGGTCAACGCCTACAGCGCTGCCGCGCAAACCGCGACGCCGCGAGCGATTGCGTTGCTGCAGGAAGATCCCACCACCCAAAAGACCCTGGCCACCTTCCTAGGGGCCTTCGTGTTTGCTGTCGTGGCCGTTATCGGGCTGAGTGCGAATTACTACGACACCGGCGCACGGGTGATCCTGTTTCTCGCCTCCAGCCTGGTGGTGCTGGTCGTGGTCTTCGCGCTTCTGCGCTGGATCGGCTACTTGCAGGATTTTGGGCGGATGGAGAACATCCTCGACCGGGTGGAGGAGGCCGCGCGCGACTCGTTGAACACGCGGCTGGACATGCCCTATCTCGGCGGCCATCCCGCCCGCGACCCCGCGCCGGACTACGCCCATGACATTCACGCCGATGCCACAGGATACGTCCAGCACATCGACGTGGACGCAATCAACACATGGGCGGAAGACGCGGGCGCGCAGGTCTGGCTGGCCGCCATGCCCGGCGATTACGTGACCCCTGGGGCCACCCTGGTGCGGGTAAACGGGCCCGCCCCGCCCGATACCGGGCTGGACGAGGTGCGCGATGCGTTCGCGGTGGACCGGCAACGCAGCTATGATCAGGACCCGCGCCACGGCATGATTGTCCTGTCGGAAATTGCCTCGCGTGCCCTGTCGCCCTCGGTCAATGATGCAGGCACGGCCATCGCGGTGATCGACCGTCAGCTGTCGGTCCTGCTGGATTGGCGCGCGCGCAGGGAGCCGGATGTTGTGTTCGACGCGGTCTATGTCGCGTCGGTGGAGCCTTTGGACATGGTCGATGCCGCCTTCCGCCCGATTATCCGCGATGCCGCGAACCACTCGGAAGTGCTGGAGCGCCTGATCCTGGCCTTTCAGGTCCTGCGCACCCGCGCGCCTGAGGTGTTTGACGCCCCCGTTGGCGGCCTCCTGGACGATCTCGATAACCGCGTGGCGCGCAGTGACGGGCTGTCGGATTGGGATCTGGATCGGATCAACCGCTGCCGCGAATGA
- a CDS encoding M20 aminoacylase family protein, with protein sequence MPVINSIAAMAPEMKTWRRHLHAHPELSFDCHGTAAFVVDRLKAFGITDIHEGIATSGLVAIIDSGRAGPTIGLRADMDALPILEATGAEHASTVPGKMHACGHDGHTAMLLGAAKYLVETRNFTGRVALIFQPAEEDGGGGEVMVQEGAMDRFDISRVFAIHNIPGAPEGSFFTTPGPIMAAVDTITVEITGQGGHGAYPQDTIDPIPPAMAIAQGFGTIVSRNTRSLDDLVISVTQIHAGDASNVIPSHAMINGTVRTFDPAVQDMVARRMGEIVDGTAAAYGVTAKLTYERGYPATINDPDQTAFAVGVAQEVVGEGAVIDNSNREMGAEDFSYMLQARPGAYLFLGAGEGAGLHHPGFDFNDDIAPIGASLLAKIVETANPA encoded by the coding sequence TTGCCCGTCATCAATTCCATCGCCGCCATGGCCCCAGAGATGAAAACCTGGCGCAGACATCTGCACGCGCATCCTGAATTGAGCTTCGACTGCCATGGGACGGCGGCCTTCGTGGTGGACCGGCTGAAAGCGTTCGGCATCACCGACATCCATGAGGGGATCGCGACCAGCGGTCTTGTGGCGATCATCGACAGCGGGCGAGCGGGGCCCACAATCGGCCTGCGGGCCGATATGGATGCCTTGCCGATCCTGGAGGCGACGGGGGCGGAGCATGCCTCTACGGTGCCGGGCAAAATGCACGCCTGCGGCCATGATGGTCATACGGCGATGCTTCTGGGGGCGGCGAAATATCTGGTGGAGACGCGGAATTTCACTGGTCGTGTGGCGTTGATCTTCCAGCCAGCCGAGGAAGACGGCGGCGGCGGGGAGGTCATGGTGCAGGAGGGCGCGATGGACCGGTTCGACATCAGCCGCGTCTTCGCCATCCACAACATCCCCGGCGCGCCGGAAGGGAGCTTCTTCACCACACCCGGCCCGATCATGGCCGCGGTCGACACCATTACGGTTGAGATTACCGGACAGGGCGGGCACGGGGCCTATCCGCAGGACACCATTGACCCGATCCCGCCCGCCATGGCCATTGCGCAAGGTTTTGGGACCATCGTGTCGCGCAACACCCGCTCCCTCGACGATCTGGTGATCTCGGTCACGCAGATCCACGCAGGCGACGCCAGCAACGTGATCCCGTCCCATGCCATGATCAATGGCACCGTCCGCACGTTTGATCCAGCAGTGCAGGACATGGTGGCGCGCCGTATGGGCGAGATCGTCGATGGCACGGCCGCGGCCTACGGCGTCACCGCCAAGCTGACCTATGAGCGTGGCTACCCCGCGACCATCAATGACCCAGACCAGACGGCCTTTGCCGTCGGCGTCGCGCAGGAGGTGGTGGGCGAGGGCGCGGTCATCGACAATTCCAACCGCGAGATGGGGGCGGAGGATTTCTCCTACATGCTGCAAGCCCGCCCCGGCGCGTATTTGTTTCTGGGCGCGGGCGAGGGTGCGGGGCTGCATCACCCTGGATTTGACTTCAACGACGATATCGCACCAATCGGGGCCAGTCTGCTGGCAAAAATCGTGGAGACGGCCAATCCCGCATAG
- the mazG gene encoding nucleoside triphosphate pyrophosphohydrolase, producing the protein MEDLPQDPMTRLRAIMARLRDPERGCPWDVEQTFASIAPYTIEEAYEVADAIERGDMAELQGELGDLLFQSVFHAQMAEDGGHFDFDDVARAIGDKMIARHPHVFGDESNAKSATQQVQDWETVKAAERASRSKGGVLDDVALGLPALMRAEKLQKRAARVGFDWPHIAMVIAKIAEEAEELAEARETLPQEKIAEEMGDLLFVMANLARHLKVDPEVALRGANAKFVRRFSYIEQQLAARSSSPEGSTLEEMDALWDAAKAKGL; encoded by the coding sequence ATGGAAGACCTCCCGCAAGACCCCATGACCCGTCTGCGTGCCATCATGGCGCGGCTTCGCGACCCGGAGCGCGGCTGCCCGTGGGATGTGGAGCAGACCTTCGCCTCCATCGCGCCCTACACGATCGAGGAGGCCTATGAGGTCGCCGATGCGATTGAACGCGGCGACATGGCGGAGTTGCAGGGTGAATTGGGGGATCTGCTGTTCCAGTCCGTGTTCCACGCGCAGATGGCCGAGGATGGTGGGCATTTCGATTTCGACGATGTGGCCCGCGCCATCGGCGACAAGATGATTGCCCGCCACCCCCATGTTTTCGGAGACGAGAGCAACGCCAAATCCGCCACACAGCAGGTGCAGGATTGGGAGACGGTGAAGGCCGCCGAGCGCGCCTCCCGGTCCAAAGGCGGGGTGCTGGACGATGTCGCGTTGGGGCTGCCCGCCCTGATGCGGGCCGAGAAGTTGCAAAAACGCGCCGCCCGCGTTGGCTTTGACTGGCCCCACATCGCCATGGTGATCGCCAAGATCGCCGAGGAAGCGGAGGAATTGGCGGAGGCGCGCGAGACGCTGCCGCAGGAGAAGATCGCGGAAGAGATGGGGGATCTGCTGTTTGTCATGGCCAACCTCGCGCGGCACCTGAAGGTCGACCCGGAGGTGGCGCTGCGCGGCGCAAACGCTAAGTTTGTGAGGCGATTTTCATATATAGAGCAACAGCTTGCAGCGCGTTCTTCAAGTCCTGAAGGCAGTACATTGGAGGAAATGGACGCGCTGTGGGATGCCGCGAAGGCCAAGGGCCTGTGA